The DNA sequence ATCACGTATGAACATCGGTCAGATCTTAGAAATTCACTTAGGTATGGCTGCTAAAAAATTAGGAATTCACGTTGCAACTCCAGTATTCGATGGTGTTAAAACTGAAGACTTAGAAGCAATCATCGCAGAAGCTGGTATGGACCCAGATGCGAAGACTGTATTATATGATGGACGTACAGGTGAAAAATTCGATAACCGAATTTCAGTTGGGGTTATGTATATGATTAAACTTGCCCACATGGTTGATGACAAATTACATGCCCGTTCAATTGGACCTTACTCATTAGTAACTCAACAGCCGCTTGGAGGTAAAGCTCAATTCGGTGGACAACGTTTCGGTGAGATGGAGGTATGGGCACTTGAAGCATACGGTGCGGCATACACATTACAAGAAATCTTAACAGTTAAGTCAGATGATATCACAGGACGTGTTAAAACATACGAAGCTATCGTACGTGGAGAAAATGTTCCTGAACCAGGTATCCCTGAATCATTCCGAGTATTAGTTAAAGAGTTACAATCATTAGGTATGGATGTTAAAATCTTATCTGATGACAAAGATGAAATTGAAATCCGCGATCTTGAGAATGTAAAAACTCATCAAATCGTTGTTCCAGAAACAGTTGAATAATAATTAGACGCAAGGAGGGAATCGCCTTGGTAGATGTTAACAAGTTTAAGTATATGAAGATCGGTTTAGCATCTTCAGATACAATCCGTAAATGGTCTTATGGTGAAGTTAAAAAATCTGAGACAATCAACTATCGTACATTAAAACCTGAAAAAGATGGATTATTCTGTGAGCGTATCTTCGGTCCACAAAAAGACTGTGAGTGTGCTTGTGGTAAATATAAACGTATTCGCCACGAAGGGATCGTTTGTGATCGCTGTGGTGTAGAAGTAACAGTAGCAAAAGTTCGTCGTGAACGTATGGGTCACATCGAACTTGCTGCACCTGTTGCACATATTTGGTATGTAAAAGGTATTCCAAGCCGCATGGGACTATTATTAAATATGTCTCCTCGTGAGCTTGAAGAAGTTATCTACTTTGTAAACTATGTTGTAATTGACCCAGGTAAAACTGATTTAATTAAACAAAAAGTATTAACTGAAAAAGAATATCGTGAAGCATATGAAAAATGGGGGAATGCATTCCAAGTAGGTATGGGTGCTGAAGCCATTAAAAAGTTATTAGAATCATTAGATTTAGATAAATTAGCGAAAGAATTACGTTCTGAATTAAAAATTGCACAAGGTCAAAAACGTGGGAAAGTTATCAAACGTTTAGAAGTTGTGGAATCATTCCGTAATTCAGGAAACCGTCCTGATTGGATGATCTTAGACGTATTACCGGTAATTCCACCAGAATTACGTCCAATGGTTCAATTAGATGGTGGACGTTTTGCAACATCTGACTTAAATGACTTATATCGTCGTGTTATTAACCGTAATAACCGTTTAATTCGTTATTTAGAAATCGGTGCGCCTAATATTATCATTAACAATGAGAAACGTATGATTCAAGAAGCAGTAGATGCTTTAATTGATAATGGTCGTCGTGGACGTCCAGTTACCGGTCCAGGAAACCGTCCATTAAAATCACTTTCTCACATGTTAAAAGGTAAACAAGGTCGTTTCCGTCAAAACTTATTAGGTAAACGTGTTGACTACTCTGGACGTTCTGTAATCGTAGTAGGACCAGACTTAAAGATGTATCAATGTGGATTACCAAAAGAAATGGCTCTTGAGTTATTCAAACCATTCGTTATGAAAGAATTAGTAGAACGTGATTTAGCACAAAATATTAAGAGTGCTAAGAAAATGATTGAGCGCATGGATGATGCATTATGGGACGTTGTAGAAGACGTAATTCGTGAGCATCCAGTATTATTAAACCGTGCCCCAACATTACACCGTTTAGGTATCCAAGCGTTCGAACCTAAAATTGTAGAAGGACGCGCAATTCGTCTTCACCCTCTTGTAACGACAGCATTCAATGCCGACTTCGATGGTGACCAGATGGCGGTTCACGTTCCTTTATCTCAAGAAGCACAAGCTGAAGCTCGTTTATTAATGCTTGCTGCAAACAACATCTTAAACCCGAAAGATGGTAAACCAGTCGTTACTCCATCTCAGGATATGGTATTAGGAAACTACTACTTAACGATGGAGGAAGCAGGAGCAATTGGTGAAGGTAATATCTATAAAGATACAAATGAATTAATGATGGCTTATGCAAACGGATATGTAACATTACACTCTCGTATTGCATTAGATGCTAAAGCATTAAATAACATGACTTTCACTGAAGAGCAAAATAGCAAATATATCATCACAACTTTAGGAAAAGTTATCTTCAATGGTATTTTACCTAAAACATTCCCTTACTTAAATGAGCCAACAATGACGAACTTACAAGGTGCTACACCAACTAAGTACTTCGTTGAAAAGGGAACAGATATTAAAGCACACTTAGCGGATGTTAAAATTGTTTCTCCATTCAAGAAAAAATTCTTAGGAGATATCATTTCTGAAGTATTCCGTATTTATAAAACAACTGAAACATCACGTATGTTAGACCGCTTAAAAGACTTAGGATTTAAGTATTCTACTGTTGCCGGAATTTCTGTAGGGGTTGCTGACGTAGTCGTATCTTCTAAGAAAAAGGATTTATTAAAACAAGGTGACGATAAAGTTGCTCAAATCCAAGAGTTCTATAACCGTGGTTTATTAACTGATGATGAGCGTTATCGTTTAGTTATCGATGTTTGGGCGAAAGTAAAAGATGAAATTCAACACGTATTAATGAATGAGTTACCTGCTGATAACCACATTTACATGATGAGTGATTCAGGAGCCCGTGGTAATGCATCGAACTTTACGCAGTTAGCCGGTATGCGTGGATTAATGGCCAACCCATCTGGTAAAACAATTGAGTTACCAATCAAATCTTCATTCCGTGAAGGTTTAACAGTAACTGAGTTCTTCATCTCTACCCATGGTGCCCGTAAAGGATTAGCCGATACAGCCTTAAAAACAGCCGATTCAGGTTACTTAACTCGTCGTTTAGTAGACGTAGCACAAGATGTAATCGTTCGTGAAGATGACTGTGGTACAGATAAAGGACAATATATCACTGAATTAAAACAACGTGGTCAAACAGTAGAAACATTATTTGATCGTATCGTTGGACGTTATACAGCAAAACCTATCTATCATCCGGTAACAAAAGAAAAGATTGCAGAACGCAATGTATATATTACAGATGAATTAGGTAAAGCTATCATCGATGCTGGTATTGAAGGAGTAGATATCCGTACTATTTACTCATGTAATGCTCAAAAAGGTGTATGTAAAAAATGTTATGGTCAAAACTTAGCAACTGGTAAAGAGGTTGAAGTTGGGGAAGCTGTTGGTATCATGGCTGCTCAATCAATCGGTGAGCCAGGTACTCAGTTAACGATGCGTACATTCCATACAGGTGGGGTAGCCGGAGCCGATATTACACAAGGTTTACCTCGTATCCAAGAGTTATTCGAAGCGCGTAATCCAAAAGGACGTGCAATCATTGCTGAAATCGATGGTGTAATTACTACAATTAAGGCAAATACTAAAAACCGTTATGAAATTACATTAACAAATAAATTAGAAAGCCGTAACTACTTATTACCTTACGGGGTACAACCATTAGTAGCTGAAGGTGATGAAGTATTAGCTGGAGACATGTTAACTGAAGGGTCAATCGATCCTAAAGAATTATTACGTGTTAAAGATGTTGCCGCTGTACAAGCATACATCTTAAAAGAAGTACAAAATGTATACCGTGCACAAGGGGTAGAATTATCAGATAAGCATATTGAGATCATGGTTCATCAAATGATGAAAAAAGTTAAAGTTATCGACGGTGGAGATACTGACATTTTACCAGGATCATTAATTGATATGACTCATTATACGCGTGTAAATGCTGCTGCAATCATGCGTGGGAAACGCCCTGCAGTAGGTATTCCAACAATCTTAGGTATCACAAAAGCATCTCTTGAAACAGAATCATTCTTATCTGCTGCATCATTCCAGGAAACAACTCGCGTTCTTACAGATGCTGCAATCAAAGGTAAAGTGGATGAATTAATCGGATTAAAAGAAAATGTTATCATTGGTAAGTTAATCCCAGCCGGAACAGGTGTTTTAAGAGAAGATCATATTCAACCGGTACATAAGATTGAAGATGAAGTTGAAGAGGATATTTTACCATTCGATTTAACTTCGGATTCAAAAGTATCAAATGATTTAGTAAATCTTTCATTAGAAGACGATTTAGATGAATTAGATATCGAATTAGATTTCGATGAAACTGATTTTTTAGACGCTGAAGATGAATAAGATATCAAAAAAAGCCAATAATACTGTTGAAAAATATTAAAAACTTTTTTGAACTGTTGACATTATTCTAAAAAAATGTTAGATTAATAAAGGCTTTTAAAAAAACAAAGTGAGTTTTGCTTTCGGGCAAAGCTTACTTTTTCTAACTAAAATGAACCACCTGGATAAGTGGACTAAGTTTATGAGAGGAGGACTAATATGCCAACTATTAACCAATTAGTTCGTAAAGGACGTCAAAGTAAAGAAACAAAATCTAAATCTCGTCATTTAAATGTAGGGTACAATAGTTTAAAGAAAGAACAAACTAACTTATACTCTCCACAAAAACGTGGGGTATGTACTCGTGTTGCTACAATGACACCTAAAAAACCAAACTCGGCTTTACGTAAATATGCCCGTGTACGTTTAACAAATGGTTTAGAAGTAACAGCATACATTCCTGGTATTGGACACAAATTACAAGAGCACAGCGTTGTTTTAATTCGCGGTGGACGTGTAAAAGACTTACCAGGGGTACGTTATCATATCGTTCGTGGTACTTTAGATGCTACAGGTGTAGATGGACGTATGCAAGGTCGTTCTAAATACGGAACAAAAAAACCAAAAGCAGCTAAAAAATAATCTAACTTTTTTCGATAAAATGGAAGGGAGGCTAAATTATGCCACGTAAAGGACATGTAGCAAAACGCGACGTTTTGCCAGATCCAATTTATAACTCTAAATTAGTATCTCGTTTAATCAACAACATCATGCAAGATGGTAAAAAAGGTACTGCACAAACTATTTTATATAATGCATTCGATATCATTGCTGAGAAAACTGGTCGTGAACCAATGGAAGTATTCGAAGAAGCTATCGAAAACATCATGCCTGTATTAGAGGTTAAAGCTCGCCGTATCGGTGGGGCAAACTACCAAGTACCAGTAGAGGTTCGTCCTGAGCGCCGAATCACTTTAGGATTACGCTGGTTAGTTCAATACTCTCGCTCTCGCGGAGAAAAAACTATGGAGCAACGCTTAGCTAACGAAATTATCGATGCAGCTAACAACACAGGTGCATCTGTTAAGAAACGTGAGGATACTCACAAAATGGCTGAAGCTAACAAAGCATTCGCTCATTACCGTTGGTAATATTTTAAATAACTTTAGGATTACTGGATTTCTAGTAATCCTAAAAGTTTAGTATTTCACTATGAGAGGAGTAACGGAACATGGCAAGAGAATTCTCTTTAAATCACACTCGTAACATCGGTATCATGGCACACATCGATGCTGGTAAAACGACAACTACAGAACGTATCTTATACTACACTGGTCGTATCCACAAAATCGGAGAAACTCACGATGGTGCTTCTCAAATGGACTGGATGGCTCAAGAGCAAGAGCGTGGTATCACAATCACTTCAGCTGCAACAACAGCTGCTTGGAATGGTCACCGTGTAAACATCATCGATACACCAGGTCACGTAGACTTCACAGTAGAAGTTGAACGTTCATTACGTGTATTAGATGGTGCGGTAGCAGTATTAGATGCGCAATCAGGAGTTGAGCCTCAAACTGAAACAGTTTGGCGCCAAGCTACTACTTACGGAGTTCCACGTATTGTATTCGTAAATAAAATGGATAAAACAGGTGCAGATTTCTTATACTCTGTAAAAACATTACATGATCGTTTAGGAGCTAACGCTCTTCCAATTCAATTACCAATCGGTGCTGAAGATGATTTCGAAGGTATCATTGACTTAGTTGAAATGAAACAATACATGTATACAAATGACTTAGGAACTGACATCCAAGTTGGAGAAATCGATGCAGCTCACTTAGAAGATGCAGAAATGTATCGTGATCAATTAATCGAAGCAGTATCTAACTTAGATGAAGAGTTAATGATGAAATACTTAGAAGGTGAAGAAATTTCAATCGAAGAATTAAAAGCTGCGATCCGTCGTGCTACAATCAACGTTGAATTATTCCCAGTATTATGTGGATCAGCCTTCAAAAACAAAGGTGTTCAGTTAATGTTAGATGCTGTAATTGACTACTTACCAGCTCCAACGGATATTCCTGCAATCAAAGGAACATTAGAAGATGGAACTGAAGTTGAGCGTCATGCTTCTGATGAAGAACCATTCGCAGCATTAGCATTCAAAGTTATGACTGACCCATTCGTAGGTAAGTTAACATTCTTCCGTGTTTACTCAGGAACAATCCAATCAGGAACTTACGTATTAAACTCAACTAAAGGTAAACGTGAGCGTGTTGGACGTTTATTACAAATGCACGCTAACAGCCGTCAAGAAATCTCTGAAGTATACGCAGGAGATATCGCTGCAGCTGTAGGTTTAAAAGATACTACAACTGGAGATACTTTATGTGATCCAGATCACGAAGTTATCTTAGAATCAATGGTATTCCCTGAACCAGTTATCTCTTTATCAGTTGAGCCAAAATCAAAAGCAGACCAAGATAAAATGGGTATCGCTTTACAAAAATTAGCTGAAGAGGATCCAACTTTCCGTACTCATACAGACGAAGAAACTGGTGAAACTATCATCTCAGGTATGGGTGAGTTACACTTAGACATCATCGTTGACCGTATGCGTCGTGAATTCAAAGTTGAAGCTAACATTGGTGCTCCTCAAGTAGCTTACCGTGAAACATTCACTCAAGCTGCAGACGTTGAAGGTAAATTCGTACGTCAGTCTGGTGGACGTGGACAATACGGACACGTATGGATCAAATTTGAACCACAAGAACCAGGTGCTGGATACGAGTTCGTGGACGCTGTAGTTGGTGGGGTTGTACCTCGTGAATACATCGGATCTGTAGATGCAGGATTAAAAGATGCATTACAAAATGGACAATTATCAGGATTCCCTGTAGTTGACGTTAAAGCTACATTATTCGATGGTTCTTACCATGATGTCGATTCAAGTGAGATGGCATACAAAATCGCAGCTTCTATGGCATTAAAAAATGCTTATGACAAATGTAAACCAGTTCTTTTAGAACCAGTTATGAAAGTAGAAGTTGTTATCCCAGATGAGTACTTAGGAGACGTAATGGGAGATATCACTTCACGTCGTGGACGCTTAGACGGAATGGAAGCTCGTGGTAACGCGCAAGTTATCCGTGCATATGTTCCATTATCTGAAATGTTCGGATATGCAACTGCATTACGTTCTAACACACAAGGACGCGGAAACTACTCAATGGAAATGGATCACTATGAGCAAGTTCCAAAATCAATCGCTGATGAAGTCATCAAAAAACATCGTGGATAATCGTTGTTAATTGATGTGTTCATATATCCGCTGCTAATAAGAATGTAATACTTGCATTCTTATTAGCGGTATTGTAAAATAAAAATGTTGAATACAAAAAATGTAACTTAGAGGAGGATATTAGCATGGCAAAAGCTAAATTCGAACGTACTAAACCGCATGTTAACATCGGTACAATCGGTCACGTTGACCACGGAAAAACTACATTAACAGCTGCTATCACAACTGTATTATCTAAATCAGGTAAAGCAGAAGCTCGCGCTTACGACCAAATCGATGGTGCTCCAGAAGAGCGTGAACGTGGAATCACTATCTCAACTGCACACGTTGAGTACGAAACTGACAACCGTCACTACGCACACGTTGACTGCCCAGGACATGCTGACTACGTTAAAAACATGATCACTGGTGCTGCTCAAATGGACGGTGGTATCTTAGTAGTATCTGCTGCTGATGGACCAATGCCACAAACTCGTGAGCACATCTTATTATCTCGCCAAGTTGGTGTACCTCGTTTAGTTGTTTTCTTAAACAAATGTGACATGGTAGACGACGAAGAATTATTAGAATTAGTTGAAATGGAAGTTCGTGACTTATTATCTGAGTACGATTTCCCAGGTGATGAAGTTCCAGTAATCCACGGATCTGCATTATTAGCATTACAAGGACAACCTGAATGGGAAGCAAAAATCAACGAATTAATGGCTGCTGTAGATGAGTACATCCCAACTCCAGCTCGTCAAACTGATTTACCATTCTTAATGCCAGTAGAGGACGTATTCTCAATCACTGGACGTGGTACTGTAGCAACTGGACGCGTTGAGCGTGGGGTTGTTAAAGTTGGTGACGTTGTTGAAATCATCGGTTACCATGAAACAAAATCAACTACTGTAACAGGTGTTGAAATGTTCCGTAAATTATTAGACCAAGCTGAAGCTGGAGATAACATCGGAGCTTTATTACGTGGTATTTCTCGTGAAGAAATCCAACGTGGACAAGTATTAGCTAAACCAGGATCAGTAAAACCTCATACAAAATTCACTGCTGAGGTTTACGTATTATCTAAAGAAGAAGGTGGACGTCATACTCCATTCTTCGGAAACTACCGTCCTCAATTCTACTTCCGTACAACTGACGTAACTGGAGTTATTCAATTACCAGAAGGTGTAGAAATGGTTATGCCAGGTGACAACGTTGCTATGACTGTAGAATTAATCGCGCCAATCGCTGTTGAAAAAGGAACTAAGTTCTCTATCCGTGAAGGTGGACGTACAGTAGGTGCTGGTTCAGTAGTAGACATCATCGAATAATCGATATTCTAATATTTGAATCTTTTTGTCCTAGAGATATATTCTCTAGGACTTTTTTATTTTTAAATATATGTTATCCTTGCTCTCTGTAGTGCTTAATAGAATAAAATCATTATATAAGTTAACCATAATAATGTTATTAATATTGTATATGGAAGACATTAGTGGAGTTATAAAAAATATTAATAAGATATAGTTTTAGTATTTTTATGTAGTTGGTTGGTATAATCAATTAACGATAAATAGATTTATTGATATAAAAAATAATTATATATTTAAATTATTCACTCCTGGATTTTAAATGTTTAGGTGTAATGTAAAACAAATTAATTATAAATATACTAAATATGAAGTAATTATTTCCTATTTTGCAATAACGGTTTGTGAACACTAATTGGCAATGAGTTAAACGATTTTCTTATTGCTTCAGTTAATGAGGCTAATATTACAATAGAGGAAGTTAAACATATGTAGAAATAAATAATATATCTATAAGAGTAAAATCAAACTTTATTAGAGAATTTAACAATCTAAAACCTATAGGTTCACTTCTTCTTTAGGGAAAGATTATGATCGTTTTTTATAATTAGTGATGGAGTACATTATTTTTGACTACTATCAGGAGATATGTCTATCACTAAGGAGGGAATAACTCCTATAGATAATGTATTCATCAGAAACAAAGTCATTCTAATGATGCGAGTTTATCAATCATTTTATCTTTAAGAATATAAGACTGAATAGTGTTGTGAGATTTTATGTATTCCTAGAAATACGTATTATTAAGTAAAGTCTTAAATAATACTTAGTATCTCAAAATCCAAAGAAGAGCTATGGCTCCACAATGATTTAGAATATACAAGACTTTAATGACTTAAGGACGACATTAAAAAATGTTTTAGATAATAATATTATCTTTAGGATAATAAATGTATTAAACATAACTAAAATGTTATTCATAAATATTCAATAATTAATTATTTTAAAATCAATAATAGCTACATTTCTAAAAATTTAGTTGGATAGTAGTCTAGTGTTAAATTTTATTTTTAAATAAAATACAATATTTACTTGTCATAAATGTTTGATTGTTCGTTTAAGATATGTTAAATTTGTTTATGTAAATTAGTCCGAAAACTGCGAAGAGATGAGTCACTGTCGAAATATACATCAATGAATAAAAAATAAAAAAATATTTGATTTATTTAGTTTTTTCATGTATAATAGATATGTTGACTTGAGCGTTGAAGCGAAAGGTTGCTGACACACCCGGCCGATTTGCCATGGCAATGTGGCAGGTAATTTTCGTGGAGCTAGTCTATTCCTAAAAATAGGCGAAGGGAGGAAATAAAATGGCAAAACAAAAAATCAGAATCCGTTTAAAAGCTTATGATCACAGAATTTTAGATCAATCTGCAGAAAAAATCGTTGAAAGTGCTAAGAAAACAGGAGCTAAAGTGGCAGGACCAATCCCACTTCCAACTGAAAAGCAAGTTTACACGATCTTACGTGCGGTACATAAATACAAAGATTCTCGTGAGCAATTTGAAATGCGCACTCACAAACGTCTGATTGACATTGTTGAACCAACTGCTCAAACTGTTGATTCATTAATGCGCTTAGATTTACCATCTGGTGTAGACATCGAAATCAAATTATAATATATACGAAATAGGAGGTGTAACTCATGGCCAAAGGAATCTTAGGTAGAAAAATTGGTATGACTCAAATTTTCACTGAAGAAGGGAAATTAATTCCTGTAACTGTTGTGCAAGCAACACCTAACGTTGTTTTACAAGTTAAAACAAACGAAACTGATGGATACGAAGCTATCCAAGTTGGATTTGAAAATAAACGCGAAAAATTAGCTAACAAACCTGAAATGGGACACGTTGCTAAAGCTGAAACAGCGCCTAAGCGCTTCGTTCGTGAATTCCGTAACGTAAATGTAGCGGAATATCAAGTTGGTCAAGAGATCAAAGTTGACACTTTTGCTGAAGGAGAAGTTGTTGACGTAACTGGTAAGACTAAAGGTAAAGGATTCCAAGGTGTTATTAAACGTCATGGACAATCTCGTGGACCTATGGCTCACGGTTCTCGTTACCATCGTCGTCCAGGTTCAATGGGATCGATTGCTGCTAACCGCGTTTTAAAAGGTAAAAAATTACCTGGACAAACTGGTGGAAACATCGTAACTGTTCAAAACCTTGAAGTAGTTAAAGTTGATACAGAACGTAACGTTTTATTAATCAAAGGAAATGTACCAGGAGCTAAAAAATCTTTAGTTATGGTTCGTTCTGCTGTTAAAGCAAAATAGTTTAGTACAGTAGGAAAGGAGGATTCATAATGCCACAAGTAGCATTATATAACCAACAAGGTGCTCAAGTTGGAGAAATCGTGTTAAACGAAACAATCTTCGGTATTGAGCCTCATAAACAAGCAATGTTCGATGCTGTAATTATGCAACGTGCATCAATGCGTCAAGGAACGCACAAAACTAAAACTCGTACTGAGGTACGTGGTGGTGGACGTAAACCTTGGAAACAAAAAGGTACTGGACGTGCTCGTCAAGGATCTATTCGTGCACCTCAATGGCGTGGTGGAGGAATCGTATTCGGACCAGTTCCACGTAGCTATGCATACAAATTAAACAAAAAAGTTCGTCGCTTAGCTTTAAAATCTGCGTTATCAACTAAAGTTGTTGAAAATGAAATCGTAGTTTTAGATGCATTAGCATTCGAAGCTCCAAAAACAAAAGAAATGATCTCTGTTTTAGGTGCTTTAAACATCACATCTAAAGCATTAGTTGTAACTGCTGAAGAAAATACAACAGTTGAATTATCAACTCGTAACATCCCAGGTGTTAAAGTATTATCAGTAGCTCAATTAAATGTATTAGATCTTTTAGATGCAACTAAGTTAGTTATTACTCAAGATGCAGTTAAAAAGATTGAGGAGGTGCTTGCATAATGAAAGATGCTAGAGATATCGTTAAGCGCCCAATTATCACTGAAAAATCTTATGATTTAATGAACGAAGGTAAATTCACTTTCGAAGTTGATAAAAAAGCAAACAAAATCGAAGTTAAACAAGCTTGTGAAGCTTTATTCAATGTAAAAGTTGAGAAAGTAAACATCGTTAACGTTCGTCCTAAAAAACGTCGTGTTGGACGTTATGAAGGATTCAAGCCTTCAATGAAAAAAGCTATCGTAACATTAGCTGAAGGACAAACAATCGAAAAGTTTGAAGTATAATTAATAAGTCGTAAAAGGAGGGAACAAGATGGCTATTAAAAAGTATAAACCTACCACGAATGGTCGTCGTAACATGTCAGTTTTAACATTTGACGAAATTACGACTAATAAACCAGAGAAATCATTATTAGCTCCTTTAAGCAAAAAAGCAGGGCGTAATAATCATGGTCAAATCACAGTACGTCATCACGGTGGTGGACACAAACGTAAATACCGTATCATCGACTTTAAACGTACAAAAGACGGTATTCCAGGAC is a window from the Turicibacter bilis genome containing:
- the rplW gene encoding 50S ribosomal protein L23, whose product is MKDARDIVKRPIITEKSYDLMNEGKFTFEVDKKANKIEVKQACEALFNVKVEKVNIVNVRPKKRRVGRYEGFKPSMKKAIVTLAEGQTIEKFEV
- the rplD gene encoding 50S ribosomal protein L4 gives rise to the protein MPQVALYNQQGAQVGEIVLNETIFGIEPHKQAMFDAVIMQRASMRQGTHKTKTRTEVRGGGRKPWKQKGTGRARQGSIRAPQWRGGGIVFGPVPRSYAYKLNKKVRRLALKSALSTKVVENEIVVLDALAFEAPKTKEMISVLGALNITSKALVVTAEENTTVELSTRNIPGVKVLSVAQLNVLDLLDATKLVITQDAVKKIEEVLA